TGACGTCGCCACCTGCGGTTCTTGCAAAGCTCTCCTGCTTGCCTATGGAAGCGAACGAGATTTCGAAGCGACTCTGGCCGAGCTTCGCAGCCGCGGTGCTCGATTCGAGACGAGCGAACGGGGGAATCTGAAGATCGTGGCGAAGGCCCGCTGATGGAGGGTTTCCTCCCCCACAGGCTGTTGCCCGGCGCGCACCTGCAGACGATCTTCGGCCAGCTACTTCGTTCCCGGCTTCGCTGGTCCGTTCCCACCGAGGATGCGATCGTCGAGGCCGGCGACGGGGTGCGATTGCTTCTGCGATGCTCCTGGCATCCGCGGGGCGGCGACAGGCCGACGCTCCTTCTCGTGCACGGTCTCGAGGGCTGTGATCGCTCCGTTTACATGGTCGCGACTGGCAAGCGCGCACACCAATTGGGTTGGCACGTGATCAGAATGAATCTGCGGGGATGTGGCGATGGACTCGAAGTCTGCCCGCGGCTCTATAACGCAGGACAAACGGCAGACCTCGTGGCAGTCGTCGAGTGGCTTGCCCATCGGGTGAAGCGTTTCGCCATCGGTGGCTTTTCGCTCGGGGCCGGTCTCTCGCTCCTGACGATCGCGCGCGAGCGCTCGAGACTTCCGGACGAGCTGATCGCTCTCGCCGCCGTCTGCCCGCCGCTCGACATGTCGGCCTGCGCCGACGCGCTCGAGCGCCGATCGAACACCCTGTATGCGCTACGCTTCGTGCGCTCGCTCAAGCGCTCGTACCGCTCGCGTCAGCGACTGTCGCCCGAGCGCTATCAGAAGGGCCGCGAGCGAGGCGTGACGACGCTCCGGCAGTTCGACCAGGTCATCACGGCATTCTACGAAGGGTATCGTGACGCGGAAGATTATTACCGCAGCGTGAGTGCGGGCCCAGGACTCGTCGCCATCGAGCGCCCCACACTGGTGCTCGCTTCCCGGGACGATCCCTTCATACCCCGAGAGAGCGTCGAGAAGT
The window above is part of the Vicinamibacteria bacterium genome. Proteins encoded here:
- a CDS encoding alpha/beta fold hydrolase, yielding MEGFLPHRLLPGAHLQTIFGQLLRSRLRWSVPTEDAIVEAGDGVRLLLRCSWHPRGGDRPTLLLVHGLEGCDRSVYMVATGKRAHQLGWHVIRMNLRGCGDGLEVCPRLYNAGQTADLVAVVEWLAHRVKRFAIGGFSLGAGLSLLTIARERSRLPDELIALAAVCPPLDMSACADALERRSNTLYALRFVRSLKRSYRSRQRLSPERYQKGRERGVTTLRQFDQVITAFYEGYRDAEDYYRSVSAGPGLVAIERPTLVLASRDDPFIPRESVEKWRISPSVELEVTRAGGHVGFVGAAGSPGCFWAAERMLVFLDSQLSGNRR